A single window of Nicotiana sylvestris chromosome 5, ASM39365v2, whole genome shotgun sequence DNA harbors:
- the LOC138869183 gene encoding uncharacterized protein translates to MAKSKANDLLSSYRDDAAAANARAREIYEEDELKLARTLTHARLEARRKAFEEVHAKGFDLSTEIEEATTSYEGSAFDKLKSELLRCEAKLRKALNGEKSLRLLCDKKTRELTHLRSELDQSRDYEGILEKQGEANQVSSECNYLKAQIDAHVAAKRNALSKASDFKVQLRNAREGDSVQARRIAKLETDLLKMKAEAMDARAEAKEVRAKADKKVAIYLKDAAKACTKLRGTFDPERRSNEYARCKSRRETLEDIHGKGFDLSKEIEQAKADEFDAKFLVSDAENNVDGGDTCLP, encoded by the exons ATGGCCAAGTCCAAAGCCAATGATCTCTTATCCTCGTATCGGGATGACGCTGCTGCAGCAAATGCTCGAGCCAGGGAGATATATGAGGAGGACGAGCTCAAACTGGCTCGCACTCTTACACATGCTCGGTTGGAAGCTAGGAGAAAGGCCTTCGAGGAAGTGCATGCCAAGGGTTTTGACCTCTCCACCGAGATCGAAGAAGCGACTACTTCGTATGAGGGCTCT GCCTTCGATAAGCTCAAGTCTGAGTTGCTTCGCTGTGAGGCTAAGTTGCGTAAAGCCTTGAATGGGGAGAAATctctcaggcttctttgtgataagaAGACAAGAGAGCTGACACATCTTCGATCGGAGTTGGACCAAAGTCGTGACTACGAAGGCATCCTCGAGAAACAG GGCGAAGCTAACCAGGTCAGCTCTGAATGCAACTATTTGAAGGCACAAATAGATGCTCATGTTGCGGCCAAGAGGAATGCTTTGTCTAAGGCCTCCGACTTCAAGGTACAACTTCGTAATGCTCGAGAAGGCGACTCGGTCCAGGCGAGAAGGATTGCTAAGCTTGAAACAGATCTTTTAAAGATGAAGGCTGAAGCCATGGACGCTCGAGCCGAAGCTAAAGAGGTCCGAGCAAAAGCCGATAAGAAGGTGGCCATCTATCTGAAAGATGCTGCTAAAGCTTGTACGAAGTTGAGGGGGACTTTTGATCCAGAGAGGAGAAGCAATGAATATGCCCGATGCAAATCCCGGAGGGAAACTCTCGAGGATATTCACGGTAAGGGCTTCGATCTTTCGAAGGAGATAGAGCAGGCCAAGGCGGATGAGTTCGACGCCAAGTTCCTCGTTTCTGATGCTGAAAACAATGTGGATGGGGGAGATacttgtttaccttga